ATACCGAAACGATCCGAACGAAAGCACTAGCGAAGCAACCATCAAAACGATCAACACTCCCGTGTTCGCCATCAGTTGCCCGACCGCGTCATTACGCTGAGATGCTTCTCCACCATATTCGATTGAATACCCCGCAGGCAGCTCAAACCCCACTTGTTTCAAGTTGTCCTGAAAACGCTCCAACGAAACCGACGGAAGCGTCCCGGCCCTTAAAAATCCGGAGATCAAGTTCATCCGCCTCCGGTTCATGCGTGGAATCACCGCGACCTCGTTTGCAAGCGAAACGTCGACGACGCTTTCGATCGGAATGCGTTCCCCGCCGGTGGTGCCAAGTTGAAGCGAATGAATCGCTTGAAGCCGACTTCGATCTTGTTCACGTACACGAACCACCACAGGAATCCGCTCGGTGTCTTCAAGGACCGATCCCGCTTCGACCCCTTCGAGCAAACCGAACAACTGCCGAGAAATCCCTTCCGGCCCAAGCCCCGCCAAACGAGCTTCCGTCTGCCGTACGTCGAATGAGACCGTCGCCAAGGTTTCGTTCAACTGAGCCTTCGTATGAATCACGTCAGGTGCGCGGGCGAGTGCAAGGCGGACCTCATCCCCCAATTCAGCCAAACGCTCCAAATCTGGACCGAACAATCGAATTTCGATCGGAGCATCGAAGGGTGGACCTTGCTCAAGCTGACGCACCAGCACACGAGCCTCGGGAAGCAAGCGATCTGCGCGAGCCTGCAGGGTCTGCAATACTTCGCGCATCCCTTCGATCGATTCCATCCGAACGATCGCGTTGGCAAAATTAGGTACCCCACGGCGATTCCCAATGACGTTGTAATAAAATGTTGGGGCGCTTTCGCCGAAGTACCAACTGACATGCAATGCACCGGCTTGCCTCAACAATTCGCTTAAGCGATCGGCTGCACGTTCGGTCGCTGCGAGCGATGCGTCGACAGGTAATTCGAGTTGGATATGAAACTGATCGCGGTCGGCTGGAGGAAAGAATTGCTCCGGCAACCGAGTCGCGACGTAAAACCCAATCACCGGCAACACCAAACTGACCAATAAAGCACGCGTCGGTTTGGTGAGCAGCCAATCAAGCACTTGGCGATAGCGATGCGCCATCCGGCGACTAGTGAAACCATAGCGAACCCACCGCCGTAGCGTTCCGACCGGCTGCGTCGATTCCCCGACCGAGAAGGCTGCGAAACGAGCCGCGAATACGGGGATAATGGTCAACGCGAAAAACAGCGATGCCGTGATCGCCAAAATAACACTGACGGCGATCGACCCGACGAACTCGCCGGCGTTCCCAGGCATCATCGCCAACGGGGCGAACGCCAGCATCGTCGTCACCGTCGAACCGGTCAAAGGCAATGCTAAATGCCGTACCATCTCGCCGACCGCACGAATGCGTGACTTGCCGGACTTGATCGCCGCGGTGACCTCGTCGACCGCGACGATCGCATTGTCGATTAACAATCCCAGGGCAATAATCAACCCCGTTACCGACATTTGGTGAATCGGTATTTCGAGGACTCGTAATCCGAACAACACCGTCAACATCGAAAGCGGCAAAGCGGCGGCGACGACGATCGCACTGCGCCATCCCATTAAGAAAAACACGACGGCCATCACCGCGATGACACCGATCACCAAATTTGTCGTCAGTGACCCAAGTCGCGCCGACACGTACCGGCTTTGATCCAACGAGATCGACACGCCAATTCCGGCGGGCAACTCCTGTTGAAAGGCGGCAATGACCTGCTCGGCTTTCGGACGCCAAATATCCAGTCGCTCTAGCGGTCGCACCATCACTCCCAAGCTGACGGCGGGCTTGCCATCGACCTTCGCCATCCGTGACAGCGGACTCGGTACGCCCCTGGTGATTGTCGCCAAATCAGACAATCGAATGAGCTCGCCGTCCGCCCCGACTCGGACCATCGTCTCGCCAATCCGATCGCTCTGCTCAAACTGATTCGCCATTTCCAACACGACGTTTTGATCGCCGGTTCGCAGGACCCCGGCGGCATTTTTCGCGTCAAACTGCCCCAACGCAACCGCAACGTCGCGGGCGTCCAGGCCCAGATCAGCGACCAAATCCGGATCAAGCTCAATCGTGATTTGCTCACCCGGATCGGCAAAGCGGTCGACGATCTCAGTCCCCTTCACTGCTTGCAACCCATCTTCGAGGTGTTTGGCATACCGCCGAAGCACACTCCAAGGCGGCGGCTCGGTGCGTTCCCAACACACTTCAATGATCATCGCATACGCTCGAACCTTTAGCTCATCGAACACCGGACGCTGAGATTCGACAGGTAGTGCAGGTAACACATCGTTGACCTTCGATCGCACCTCGCTCCACACTTCGTCCGTCTCGATCACCTCCTCACGAAGTTCGATCTGAATCGTGCTGATTCCAGGGCGACTTTCGCTGGTGATCTTTTTGATCTCTTCCACCTCCTGTAGCCTGTCTTCGATCGGCTCGGTTAGCAGTACCTCCACGCGTTTGGCATCCGCTCCCGGCATACGTGTGGAAATCAATGCCGCCCGCTGCCCGATGACGGGATCTTCCATCCGCGGCAATATCGCGTAGGAAGTCAGTCCGGCAACAACGACCAAACCGATCACGAGCATCAATGCACGCGGATGTCGATAAAACAAAGTTGTGATACGCCCCGGACGCCCCGATCGACTCATCGTTAGATCTCCTCGACCGAACGATACCTGTGCGATGCACCTTCATCGCGTCCACTGAACTCGGCGTTCAAATCCGAAAGACCGTTCAGCTCGGTTTCTTGAACGACGGGCAACACTTTTAAACCCGGGACGATCCGATGAAGCCCCTCGGAGACGACGCCATCGCCCGGGCGAATCATGCCTTGCACCAAAACGTAGGCGCCGTCGGTTTTCAATACTTCCACCGCACGCCGCTCGCACACAATCCCGGGATCGCCGTTTTCGTTCGAACCAGCAATTGTGTTTTGACGTCCCGAATGGTCCTCGGCTGTGGCCTCATCATGTCCCCGCTCGGCAAGCGTAGATACCTTCGATGCCCGCATCTCCAGTTCGCTTCGACCGACCAACTGATCTGCCGGAATCACAATCGCCATCCAAAGCCCACGCGTGCCTCGGACCAAAGCCGAAGTGGGCAACCATAAACCGTCGCTACTGGAGTCGCCCAGAAATCCCATCTGGCTCGATCGTTCGATCGCGTCTCGCTTCCCCGCGAGCTGATTTCCTCCCGATTTCCGCGACACCTCTCGTTCCGGCGGAATTAACTCGACGACTTCGCCGGCGACCCAACCGTGTGACTTCAGTTGCTCCCATGCGATCTCTTGGGCTTCGCCCTCTACTCGTTTCGATGGCGGCAACAACAACGATGCATAGACGACGCGGGTCCGAGTGTCGCGGCGTACATTCGGTTCAACGCGTTTAATAACAGCCGCTCTGGTCTCGCCGGCCAGTCGCAACTTGACCGGATCATCGGGACGTAAGAAAGCGGCGACCGATGGTGGCAGCCCGACCTGAGCTTCAAAATCATGGCTGAGTAGCTCCAGCACGGGCGTTCCCGACGAGATCACCGCCCCTTCATCGATCATCCGTCGCGCAACGACACCGTCATAAGGGGCAACGATCTTCGAGTCGTCGCGTTGCGTTTGGATCTCTTGCAATTGAGCGCGAATTGCATCGCACTGCGCCTGCTGTGCAGCGATTTGCTCCCGACGCGTGCCTTCACGAAGTTCACCCAACTCTGCCTGTGCGGCGGCCAAACGGTTTTGTTCGGCTTGCAAACCGAACCGCGCCGCATCGAAGTCTGACTGACTGGTTGCCAACCGATCGACAAGTTTTTCTTGCCGCCGCGATTGAATCTCCGCCAGTTTCACCCGAGATTCTGATTCACTCACCCTCGCTTCGGCGGCAGCGATCACCTGGGGACGCGGGCCGGCGATCAGTTCGTCTAGCTTGGCCTGTGACGATGCTAGTTCACTTTTAATCCGGGCTTCAGTCGCATCGAGTTCGGCCTCGTCCAAGCCGGCAAGTGTTTGACCTTGCCGCACGACGACGCCTTCTTCGACAAACACGTCTTGGACGCGACCGTCACGTTTGAACCCCAAAACACTTTGCTTCGAAGGGGCAAGCAAACCGGCATAGCTGGTGGTCATTTCGGGAGGACGCAGGGTCCCCGCGATCACCACGCTAACTGGCAAGGCCTTTGCCGAAAGTGCCCCCATGCCATCCGCGCGTTTTTCATTCGCCGATGTCTCGGCGCTCTTATCGCCCTCCCGTTCAAACCATCCTCTGCTGACGCCCCAGCCGACAAGTACCGCCACGCAGAAACCGACGACAAGGATTCGCATGGACCGACTCATTGGGATTCTCCGGTATCGGACGTCACGACTTCAGACATCCGCCGCCGCAGTTCATCCAGTGTCATTGAGAACGCGCCTTTCGCTGGGTCCAGTTCACTGACATCGAGATTCACCACCAACTCCGGACCGACGCATCGATTCAATCGATCGCGTACCTGATCGATTAACTTGCGATCGCGGACGGGCTCGTAAAGCGGTCGCCACCGGTACCCATCCATCAACGCGTGGCAGTTTCGCCGAATCGCCACGAAAGCGTCTTGAACCCCCACGCTATCGAGACCGGGGCTGGAACCGTCGATAATCATGCCACCGTAAGTCAATGACCACAGGCCGAACATGATGTCTTCGACCGGCGTTGCATCGGCCACCACAAGATCTCCGCACTGCACCGCTTCCTGACCGACGCCGGCAACGACTGACATGCAGTACTGTTCACACATCGCCATCGCTTCGCGCCGCTGCTCGGAAGCTTTTTCCCAAACCGTAGAATGACGCACGAGCGAATCGATGAAAAACAAATCCTCGAATCGAATTCGAAACTCTTGGCAAGCTACCCCGATCGCAGAAATCTTATCCCGCGGTGTCTCCATTGCTTCGACCGCGTTGACAAACAACTCCAAGCGTTTGTTGTTCGCACCAATCGCAAGTGCGAGCAGGATCTCTTCTTTACACGAGAAGTGGTTGTAGATCGTTCCTTTGGCATAGGACATCTCGCGGGCGATCGCCTCCATGCTCAAACCAGCCAATCCGCCGCGTGCCACCATCGGCCGAGCCAGTTCGATAATCTTTGCCTCGCGATTTCGAATCTCGGCCTGTTTGGGTGTCAGGGTTTGCTTCCCCGACCGGCTTTGCTTGGCAGATTGCCCCTGCTTGGCAGAACGCGCCTGCCCGAGATCGTTCGAAACGACCTCGCCGGCGGAGCGTTTGGCTTCGCGATTAGCAGTGGTGCTCATAACCTTTGTGCCGCGTTGAAATGGGAAGCGTCGGTGTGATTTGGCGGTCGCTGGTCGTCGTAGGGTTCATTTCCGTAGGACCGATCTCAAACCGGCCAGAGAAACGGCGCCACCCCAGCAACCTCGAAAACATTCAACGCCGCGCACGATGACGCGTCGAATCGAACGCAATCGCTGGAGTTTTTTTGACCCGCCGTCAGGATTGACGCTACGTCATTTTTGACACGCCGTCAAGTTCCTGACGAATGTTCCCGCTTGTAAACATTGCTCGTCCTGATTTCCCGCACCGGACCGACCGACTGCCTGAGATATTTTTCGCACTTCACATTGGCGTACTGGCGGCAAATACCGGAACCCGAACCCCCTGTTTCTTGTTGAATAGGGAGGACTGCTAAGATATATTCCTCCGCCGGAGTGGGACGGATCCCGATTCGCACCGGCCATTTGCCAAAACCGCTCCGATCGGGTTCGCATCCGAGTTCGCCGTTGGATGGCGAAGCCACCGCTAGCCGCAGTCGCCGCATCCCGGTCGTTTGGGAGCCGCTCGTCCAGCACCGTCCCGCTTGATCCCGTCCCGCTTGCCCCACGTTCATGACTAACTCGCACCCCGATCCCTCGCGCCCAAGTCTTTCCGATCGCAGTGTGCAGACGCCGGGAACTCCGGCTCATGTTCACCGCCCGAAGGTTTTGTTGTTGGTCGAAACGACCATGGCTTTCGGACGCGGCGTGCTCGAAGGGATCAGTCGGTATCGAATTGAAAAGCAACCCTGGTCGGTACAGCTTGACCTGAGGGACTTGATGGCGGGACCACCGGCATGGCTGAACTCTTGGGACGGTGACGGAATCATTACGCGTGTACTGCCTCCGGAAATGCTGCAATTCGTGCATGACCGGGGCGTTCCAACGATCAACCTGGGCGACATTCGAAATGAGACCTCGTTGCCATCGGTGATGAATGATCACGACGCCATCGGTCGCTTGGCGGCAAACCACCTCGCCGACAAAGGACTCGAACACTTTGCCTTCGCAGGGTTTGACGACCATCTTTGGTCCCAACTCCGTCTCGACGGCTTCCGCGCCAGACTCGACGAGCGCGGACTTGCAAGCGGCGAAGAGATCCACTTACATCTATCGGAATGGTCGCGGGCGAAGACTCATGGCTGGCAGGAACAGCAAGATCAAATCGTGGAGTGGGTACGTAGCTTGCCGCGACCGATCGGGATTTTCGCCTGCAATGACTTCCGCGGCCAACACATCCTCGAAGCCTGCCAAACAGCCAAGGTCTCAGTCCCAGACGAAGTCGCCGTACTGGGGGTCGACAACGATCACGTGCTTTGCGATTTCTGTGACCCGCCACTTTCGAGCATTATTCCGGCGGCCGAACGAATCGGATTTCAGGCCGCCCAACTGCTCGACCAATTGATGCGAAGGGAACAGCCGCCGGACCTTCACCTCCGCATTGATCCGCTGGGAATTGCCGAGCGTCTGTCGACCGACGTAATGGCGATTGACGACGAAGACGTCGCCGCGGCGATCCAGCTGATTCGCTTCCATGCCTGCGAAGGGCTGACCGTTTCGGACATTCTAAGAGAGGTACCGATCGCCCGCAGCAGTCTCGAAAGACGGTTCCGCCAATACCTCGGACGGTCGCCGCAAGCCGAAATTCGCCGTGTCCAAATCAAGCGGGCGTGTCAATTGCTGCGTGATACCGAACTCAGCCTCGTCAAGATTTCGCGACTAACCGGTTTTAAACACGCGGAGTACTTCAGCGTCGTCTTCAAACGCGAAGTCAAGCAGACCCCCGGACGCTATCGCGAAGCCAGCCGCGCCAAAGCACGAAAACTTTAGCGGACTGTCAGCACCTAAACATCACGAGAAAACCTCGGTACCGTCGTAGCTATCGCCCGAGTTCTGACCACAGGCTGTTCGTGCCAAATACGACTTGGCGTAACGGCCTCGTTCGCTGGTTCAAATCCGAGTAGTGGTTCAGCCGCACCGTGTTCCCGTAGACGTGCAGCAAGCGTCCAGGGCGTTTCTCGATCGGCATCGATTTGATTTCGCTGCGATAGTCCCCTAGCGGGACCACGACGGCACTCCACCCCGTTGGCGACTTTGCCGAAGCGGCGACTGGCAGAACCAAAGACAAACTTACGAAGATGACGAACAGGGTGATCAAACGGGCTGTGTATCGCACAACATTGACTCCAAGGCTACATTCAACTGCGACACTCTAGATCAACGTCAGTGCCGAAGTGGGTGAAGACGTTCATTTTTTTAGCAACAAACAGATCTTAGTCATGGCAAAAAAGATTTTGATGATTGTGGGTGACTTCGTGGAAGACTACGAAGCGATGGTTCCCATGCAAATACTGCAAACGATGGGCCATCAAGTCGACACGGTTTGCCCTGATAAAAAGCCCGGCGAATGGGTCGCCACGGCGATCCATGACTTCGAAGGCCACCAGACCTACAGCGAAAAACCTGGACACCGATTTGCGATTACAGCGGACTTCGAATCGGTCAGCGTTTCTGAATACGACGCGTTGGTTTTGCCAGGCGGGCGTGCCCCAGAGTACTTACGATTAAACGATCGCGTGATCGAGATCGTCAAACAGTTCGACGCCGAACAAAAACCGATCGCCGCGATTTGCCATGGGCCGCAAATCCTGGCAGCCGCGGGGGTCTTAGTCGGCAAGCAATGCAGCTGTTATCCGGCTGTCCAATACGAAGTCGCTGCCGGGGGTGGACAATACATCCAGCCTGCCGCTTCGATGGATTCGGCGCACACGCACGGGCACCTAGTGACAGCGCCTGCATGGCCGGCACATCCGGCATGGATGCGTGCGTTCCTGGACGTTCTCGAAGGCTAACCGCCGAACTCTCCGCCGCTTTCGCGATCGCGAACGCTCAATCGCCACCGTTTTTGTGCATAATAGAGAGTGATAGCCGAGACGCGCATGGAATCGCGTCTTTCCCGCACCGCGAAATTCGAGGAGCCGACCACATGCTTACAACATCCTTCCGCCCCCTGGCCCTTTGGTCGATGGCCGCCTGTTTTTCTGTCGCCGTGTCACTAACCGCCTCGACACACGCGCAGGCACAAGAGAAAAAGAAAAACAACCCGATCCCGAAACCACGTAAAGTCGACTTGGCGACCAAAGATGGTGTCGAATTAAGTGGCGTCTATTTCGGATCGAACAAAGGCAAAGAAGCCATTCCGGTGCTGATCATCCACGAATGGCGCGGGCAAAAAGCCCCCTACGGATCACTGTGCATGATGCTGCAGCGAGCCGGCTGCGCCGTTCTCGCGTTTGATTATCGCGGACACGGTGGGTCACGCGAATACACCGATCCACGCACCGGAACGAAGAAGGAATTCAAGATCGAAACGATGCGTCGTAAATCGGTAAACGAGATCGCTCGATTTGATCTCGAAACTGCCAAACAGTTTTTCAAAGATGAGAACAACGAAGAAAACCTCAATCTGAACGCGCTCGTCATCATTGGCATTCGTGAAGGTTGCGTGATCGGCACCAACTGGGCAATGGTCGACTGGCGCTATCCCAGCGTCGGTAGCCGCAAACAGGGCCAAGACGTCAAAGCTCTCGTGA
This genomic window from Roseiconus lacunae contains:
- a CDS encoding efflux RND transporter permease subunit; its protein translation is MSRSGRPGRITTLFYRHPRALMLVIGLVVVAGLTSYAILPRMEDPVIGQRAALISTRMPGADAKRVEVLLTEPIEDRLQEVEEIKKITSESRPGISTIQIELREEVIETDEVWSEVRSKVNDVLPALPVESQRPVFDELKVRAYAMIIEVCWERTEPPPWSVLRRYAKHLEDGLQAVKGTEIVDRFADPGEQITIELDPDLVADLGLDARDVAVALGQFDAKNAAGVLRTGDQNVVLEMANQFEQSDRIGETMVRVGADGELIRLSDLATITRGVPSPLSRMAKVDGKPAVSLGVMVRPLERLDIWRPKAEQVIAAFQQELPAGIGVSISLDQSRYVSARLGSLTTNLVIGVIAVMAVVFFLMGWRSAIVVAAALPLSMLTVLFGLRVLEIPIHQMSVTGLIIALGLLIDNAIVAVDEVTAAIKSGKSRIRAVGEMVRHLALPLTGSTVTTMLAFAPLAMMPGNAGEFVGSIAVSVILAITASLFFALTIIPVFAARFAAFSVGESTQPVGTLRRWVRYGFTSRRMAHRYRQVLDWLLTKPTRALLVSLVLPVIGFYVATRLPEQFFPPADRDQFHIQLELPVDASLAATERAADRLSELLRQAGALHVSWYFGESAPTFYYNVIGNRRGVPNFANAIVRMESIEGMREVLQTLQARADRLLPEARVLVRQLEQGPPFDAPIEIRLFGPDLERLAELGDEVRLALARAPDVIHTKAQLNETLATVSFDVRQTEARLAGLGPEGISRQLFGLLEGVEAGSVLEDTERIPVVVRVREQDRSRLQAIHSLQLGTTGGERIPIESVVDVSLANEVAVIPRMNRRRMNLISGFLRAGTLPSVSLERFQDNLKQVGFELPAGYSIEYGGEASQRNDAVGQLMANTGVLIVLMVASLVLSFGSFRYAATILAVAVFSCGLGMIGLWGGGYPFGFMAIIGIMGLVGVAINDSIVVLAALQQASQEGWLTVGKTVDVVMHCTRHVVATTLTTIAGFMPLIVDGGEFWPPLAIAIAGGVSGATLLALCFVPAVFQLVEAQKQRQGMTKRLVADDSRPLGSALAS
- a CDS encoding DJ-1/PfpI family protein — its product is MAKKILMIVGDFVEDYEAMVPMQILQTMGHQVDTVCPDKKPGEWVATAIHDFEGHQTYSEKPGHRFAITADFESVSVSEYDALVLPGGRAPEYLRLNDRVIEIVKQFDAEQKPIAAICHGPQILAAAGVLVGKQCSCYPAVQYEVAAGGGQYIQPAASMDSAHTHGHLVTAPAWPAHPAWMRAFLDVLEG
- a CDS encoding HlyD family secretion protein → MSRSMRILVVGFCVAVLVGWGVSRGWFEREGDKSAETSANEKRADGMGALSAKALPVSVVIAGTLRPPEMTTSYAGLLAPSKQSVLGFKRDGRVQDVFVEEGVVVRQGQTLAGLDEAELDATEARIKSELASSQAKLDELIAGPRPQVIAAAEARVSESESRVKLAEIQSRRQEKLVDRLATSQSDFDAARFGLQAEQNRLAAAQAELGELREGTRREQIAAQQAQCDAIRAQLQEIQTQRDDSKIVAPYDGVVARRMIDEGAVISSGTPVLELLSHDFEAQVGLPPSVAAFLRPDDPVKLRLAGETRAAVIKRVEPNVRRDTRTRVVYASLLLPPSKRVEGEAQEIAWEQLKSHGWVAGEVVELIPPEREVSRKSGGNQLAGKRDAIERSSQMGFLGDSSSDGLWLPTSALVRGTRGLWMAIVIPADQLVGRSELEMRASKVSTLAERGHDEATAEDHSGRQNTIAGSNENGDPGIVCERRAVEVLKTDGAYVLVQGMIRPGDGVVSEGLHRIVPGLKVLPVVQETELNGLSDLNAEFSGRDEGASHRYRSVEEI
- a CDS encoding TetR/AcrR family transcriptional regulator; amino-acid sequence: MSTTANREAKRSAGEVVSNDLGQARSAKQGQSAKQSRSGKQTLTPKQAEIRNREAKIIELARPMVARGGLAGLSMEAIAREMSYAKGTIYNHFSCKEEILLALAIGANNKRLELFVNAVEAMETPRDKISAIGVACQEFRIRFEDLFFIDSLVRHSTVWEKASEQRREAMAMCEQYCMSVVAGVGQEAVQCGDLVVADATPVEDIMFGLWSLTYGGMIIDGSSPGLDSVGVQDAFVAIRRNCHALMDGYRWRPLYEPVRDRKLIDQVRDRLNRCVGPELVVNLDVSELDPAKGAFSMTLDELRRRMSEVVTSDTGESQ
- a CDS encoding alpha/beta hydrolase encodes the protein MLTTSFRPLALWSMAACFSVAVSLTASTHAQAQEKKKNNPIPKPRKVDLATKDGVELSGVYFGSNKGKEAIPVLIIHEWRGQKAPYGSLCMMLQRAGCAVLAFDYRGHGGSREYTDPRTGTKKEFKIETMRRKSVNEIARFDLETAKQFFKDENNEENLNLNALVIIGIREGCVIGTNWAMVDWRYPSVGSRKQGQDVKALVMVSPKRLAQGVPIDQALSDRNIGQLPTMVIYGQGSNEEDDAKRIQKLLEANKRRLSGSREAEGLEVMEVSEPLGGPALISGQSSVIPAIVKFITEQVKISDNENPWIERD
- a CDS encoding XylR family transcriptional regulator, giving the protein MTNSHPDPSRPSLSDRSVQTPGTPAHVHRPKVLLLVETTMAFGRGVLEGISRYRIEKQPWSVQLDLRDLMAGPPAWLNSWDGDGIITRVLPPEMLQFVHDRGVPTINLGDIRNETSLPSVMNDHDAIGRLAANHLADKGLEHFAFAGFDDHLWSQLRLDGFRARLDERGLASGEEIHLHLSEWSRAKTHGWQEQQDQIVEWVRSLPRPIGIFACNDFRGQHILEACQTAKVSVPDEVAVLGVDNDHVLCDFCDPPLSSIIPAAERIGFQAAQLLDQLMRREQPPDLHLRIDPLGIAERLSTDVMAIDDEDVAAAIQLIRFHACEGLTVSDILREVPIARSSLERRFRQYLGRSPQAEIRRVQIKRACQLLRDTELSLVKISRLTGFKHAEYFSVVFKREVKQTPGRYREASRAKARKL